ttctttatcacTTAATTTACTCTTTTGTTTTAAGGCTTTCCAACAGAATCCTCGTCTTTTcctaatattatctttaaccCTTGCACTGCTTGTATGTAACACCGTCTCCACTCCGCCGCCAATATTATATCTATTGCATGCAGGTGTATTAGAAATTGAATAATCGAAACGTTTGGACCGATATAATGGTCCCCGCACTACAGCGGGTGTACAAGACGGCTTATCATGCCTATACTGTGCAGGCCCGGGGGTTTCATCCAAATTTTGTATTGGTATAAAGTTGTACCAAGGCTGAAAACGTTCGGTCGAAGTAAAGAAAGGTGCTGTTTGTTGCAACGGCAGAGACCTTTTTGTGTCATACATTTTCATAGGTAAATCTGCGGGACTGGGAGCACATAAGTTCTTCTTCAGAGGATTCAGTCTCTTGGCCTGAGACTTGAACATCCAACTTgaattcaaacatttttcaCGTTGCTCTTCTTCCTTCACTTCATTTTCTTCCTCAGCGATTTCATCTAGTTCTTTTGTTTCCGAAAACCGTTTTGAACATGACCCAAAAGGCGCTTTTGAGCAAACCATAAAATTAGAAATCTTATGAGTAATTTCGTAGTCAGCGGGTCCAGGCGCCTGATGAGTGGTGCGTTTAAACCTTGGCGCATTAAATCCAAAAGGAGCTATGGGAGGCAATTTTACATGACAATAAGTGCCTGGCGACTCTGGTAAGTCAAATATGCGTTTAATTGTATAAGCATTAGGTCCAGGAATAACTTCGTATTTAGAAGTTTGAAATCTCTCAGCTTTTGAACCTAAGAACTTCAATTCTGTACCTTTAGGAGCTTTTGGACTATAAGTAGCCGGGCCAGGTAGATTTtctcttatattattttgttgaacCATTTCAATGTACCtgtattgttttgattttcttcttttatctGCACGGATTTTTTCCGCACACTTTTCTGTTTCAGTGGGCTCATGTTGTATGGTATAATCCGCAGGACCTGGTCCCTCGTCCACAGTTTTGGTCGATCTTCGCGCAGTCCAGTAGCTCCATTTGCATCCACGGTAAAAAGTAGTAAACTCACGCACTTCAGCATCATAGAATGGGGGACCAGCCTTAAAACCTTCAAGAATACGTTTCTTTCTACCATCaggaaataaatgaaatccACGATCTCTTCTGCATGGTACTGATATACCACTATCACTCATTGTCCTGGGATAAGGTCCTATAAATATACGCGGACGGACAGGATATTTAGTTTTCAAGTCGGGTTCGTCCTTTTTTGGTAAACATTCACATGTATTTCGATCGCATTGACAAATAATTTCATCCAACGCATCATTTGTGATTGCTTCGTATTTAAATCGTGGAATTTTTGAACGAATTGTTGTACAATTTGGAATATGCCGGTCGCTCTTCGGGCTGTAAGCAGCATGTGTCCAGATCTTATTACCTTTTTGACAAACACGAGGGGATTTTGAGAGAAATGGTGCTAtgctttctttttgttttctatCGGAAATACATTGATATTGTCCAGGATCAAGGAGTGCGTAATATTTTGTTCCATTGGGAAACCTTTCCGCAAGATCAAAAGCCAttgtgtataaatattatcaaaattttgttatttgttaattaaatgtaatgaatTGTGAAAACAGTGAAGCCGTaggaaatacaatttttatttcccgTCATCCCTCTAACCCTCTGACAAATTATGTTGTGACATATCTATAGaccaaagagaaaaataaaatatatatagaaagGTATAGACCGATGAATTTGTTTGACCCGGTGGGCttaaatcaaactaaattttGACAGCTCactcaatataaaaaagtgtcaCATAATCCCACCGGCCTCTTtaaatggactggctataagAAGTAgtaatttgtacatatttgaTTTAACCATTTTGGGGCTGATGGTAGCTGGTGATGTAGATTCGgactaataatatagatagaatCAACTGTCACATATAATCAACACacgcatttaaattttatttttaaatcggaACGAAGCTAAAGCTGTCATTTCCTAGCAATCGCCTATAGATTTCCTATAAtccttttatttactattaattttagcTAATTAAAACCTTATATTCATTAAAGGTTTTGTCTTATTTCACATAATATTCCGCTAAGGATTACTGGCCACCTACAGATATCAGgaggttttaaatttacaattctGTACTGTCATGAGTGTGTGATGAGCTGTCGAAGAAAAAACTTCGTTAAAAAACtgtctttctttatttttgtaattgttcGTGTTTAACAGATTGTGCATGGGTTCAGAGTTCAGATAACCTGATCGTTCTATAGTCTGTGACCTTTTACCAaatatgatgtttttttttcatctgttAGTTTTGTCTCACCGTCAAATCGAAACTGAAAACTGAAACCGTTTTCCAACccagtattttattttggatatttttttatataattttaatttgaccacattttattgcatttaatgCAAAAATCAAGAACTAAGTGAACAAAATGGCGAATAAtggtaattgtttattaatttcattctaTGGGTGTTTTTCAGAAAAATTGACCCTGTGACGAtcacgaaaaataattttggttttACATGAAATTGTTCATATTTTCCCTGGTATGAAACAAttcattattaactagctaaatatgctatttaaattaatataaaaccataaatataagaaatattcaagTTTTTCTCTCAGCATATGATGCAAAGTATTCCTGTGCGtcacaaaatataatgaatcaGATATAAAACGACCAGGTATTGAAAGAAAATCAACGTATATTACCTTATAGATATGCTTAAAATCTTTCCATAAACATCAATAAGGTAGCATATTTCTAtcacattaataaacaatcaGGGAAATAGTTTCATGTTTGTCACTTCTTCGACAAATGGCACTTGAAATGTTGTCTTTACTAATGATAcgtgtaacaaatttaaaaattgagcAAATTGAGGAATTTTtggctataataaaatactgataattactaaataaacactataaaatgaaaaatagatatttaaaaaagcatttttgTACTATTCAGAATATGGGACAGTGACTATTACGACAATTACGTTACGAATAGGAATAATTTGAGCAGTGTCCACACCACCGTGTTTAAAAACACAATCACAAAGAAGTTAACgctttattaacttaaaattattaataaaaagttttaactgcattaaactttttattacacataaatgtattaaaagacATAGAATTATCAATTTGAGATGACatataacttatattattaaggtgattattttaaatttttacttactaGATAATAATTATCACAATTACTTTAATCAATAGATGCAATAAACCTCTCTTTCTCTATTTCGCGATTCTTTCTTTCATGCAGAAGTTTTTCGCGGTAATATCGTTTGCGACTAGTTTCTAACATCCTATgtaatttctgtattttaattgaaataaaattaaaatttttaattaaaatagttatatttttaaaacaaccaTAAGTTTATCACATATAAACTTGAAAAGACACTTTAAGACATACAGAGACTATGATCAAACACTTAAACATACTCAAAGACCAATATTCTACAAATGAGATGTATTTGAAGTCTCCGAGAGTACTGTGGGACACACAAAATCCTCACCTcctattttgctttttttttaatataaaaataaatatccgcTTTTTATGaccctttataatttaattctattttaaaacatttacctaGGTCATATGAAATTTCACTTTTACATGTCCTATGtaagaaagtaaaaattaaatggttaAAGTTGTGGGACAGTCCGATTTTGCTAGGGtcattttttgtgaaaaacacCCCTATACATTTAAACAAGATACAGCCACTGGGCCAAAaccattttttgtaaaaagcaATACAAACCAGTGATTGATCACTTGTATAGATAGGaccttaaatatttcttgtgACTACAATGTATTGCGTACAGTTGGACCTGAATAAGAGAGAACTGGAGAAgcaagaaacctctataaaagaGAGCCTTAGTCTGATCACAACAGACTAACTCAATAAGCTATAACCATGAGAAAGAAACCTcaataagcaaaaaaaatattggagtCCCTTGGACTGTTGCTCACCCAGGCTCGACTATTTAAGATTAGCTAATTTGACAGTTGATTTCACATTATACATTTCAGATAACATCTTAGACATAAATAACTTACACTTGGAGGGTGACTTTGATTCACAAGTTCAAGGACTTATGAAGTACATTAGATTGACTAGATCTGAGGTGGAacaattgcaaatattaatAGATGACTTGCAGTGGACACTAGGGAAAGCTTGGCCTGGTTAGTactgcaaatatttaattatatgtaattacCCAGTccagaaatattttaagccAAAGAATGATGTACAGTCCatttggtatttattttaattaagtaaacattGATTGCATGTTACAGGTTGTGCAGTCCATGCATTTGGATCTATTGTTACGGGGCTAGGAATAAAATGTAGTGACCTGGACTGCTACATCAGCGTGCCACCCTGGCTGTGGTCTCCGGCTAATGTCTTTGTTTATAAAGCCAGAGCAATCCTCAAAAAACAACCGC
This DNA window, taken from Papilio machaon chromosome Z, ilPapMach1.1, whole genome shotgun sequence, encodes the following:
- the LOC106719753 gene encoding uncharacterized protein LOC106719753, with product MAFDLAERFPNGTKYYALLDPGQYQCISDRKQKESIAPFLSKSPRVCQKGNKIWTHAAYSPKSDRHIPNCTTIRSKIPRFKYEAITNDALDEIICQCDRNTCECLPKKDEPDLKTKYPVRPRIFIGPYPRTMSDSGISVPCRRDRGFHLFPDGRKKRILEGFKAGPPFYDAEVREFTTFYRGCKWSYWTARRSTKTVDEGPGPADYTIQHEPTETEKCAEKIRADKRRKSKQYRYIEMVQQNNIRENLPGPATYSPKAPKGTELKFLGSKAERFQTSKYEVIPGPNAYTIKRIFDLPESPGTYCHVKLPPIAPFGFNAPRFKRTTHQAPGPADYEITHKISNFMVCSKAPFGSCSKRFSETKELDEIAEEENEVKEEEQREKCLNSSWMFKSQAKRLNPLKKNLCAPSPADLPMKMYDTKRSLPLQQTAPFFTSTERFQPWYNFIPIQNLDETPGPAQYRHDKPSCTPAVVRGPLYRSKRFDYSISNTPACNRYNIGGGVETVLHTSSARVKDNIRKRRGFCWKALKQKSKLSDKEKESLLLNNCIALLNVDLFSDKISNTGNNYSAAPEKRNKLLHCFLYRHPVPNYF